One Sphingomonas sabuli genomic region harbors:
- a CDS encoding thermonuclease family protein: MPAVIDCPSAYVVDGDSLRCGAERLRLLGIDAPELNDCPRWRTCVSGDGAQSRASLVRGLKQGRLRYRLVTRDRFGRAVVRAWAGKTDLSCWQLRYGAAIYKVHWDTGGEIGRACARR; encoded by the coding sequence ATGCCCGCCGTTATCGATTGCCCCAGCGCCTATGTCGTTGATGGCGATTCCCTAAGGTGCGGCGCCGAGCGCCTCCGGCTGCTGGGCATCGACGCGCCGGAACTCAACGATTGCCCGCGCTGGCGAACCTGCGTCAGCGGCGATGGAGCACAGTCGCGTGCCAGCCTCGTGCGGGGCCTTAAACAGGGCCGCCTTCGCTATCGGCTCGTGACGCGCGACCGCTTTGGACGCGCGGTAGTGCGCGCCTGGGCGGGCAAGACCGATCTCTCCTGCTGGCAGCTGCGCTACGGCGCGGCGATCTACAAGGTCCACTGGGACACGGGCGGCGAGATCGGCCGCGCCTGCGCGCGCCGCTGA